The following are encoded together in the Planococcus antarcticus DSM 14505 genome:
- a CDS encoding transposase family protein, translating to MRIHRCPHCQEKTKRVHDYRIQKINHFK from the coding sequence GTGCGAATACATCGCTGTCCGCATTGCCAGGAGAAGACCAAGCGTGTTCACGATTACCGGATTCAAAAGATTAATCACTTCAAATGA
- a CDS encoding DUF2179 domain-containing protein, protein MVLIIFSINIVYVSFFTVRMIMTLKGYRYLAATVSMVEVVIYIVGLGLVLDNLDQIQNLIAYALGYGSGVIIGSKIEEKMALGYITVNVITSEAGEYLPKQLREKGYGVTDWNANGRDGGRQSMQILTPRKMELKLYKAIQQIDPKAFIIAYEPKTIHGGFWVKTVKRGNLYK, encoded by the coding sequence ATGGTGCTGATCATTTTCTCGATTAATATCGTTTACGTATCTTTTTTTACAGTACGGATGATCATGACGTTAAAAGGCTATCGCTATTTAGCTGCTACCGTCAGTATGGTGGAAGTCGTTATCTATATAGTAGGACTTGGATTGGTACTTGATAATCTCGACCAGATTCAAAACTTGATTGCTTATGCTTTGGGCTATGGATCTGGAGTAATAATCGGTTCTAAAATTGAAGAAAAAATGGCGCTTGGCTATATTACAGTAAATGTCATCACTAGTGAGGCTGGGGAGTATTTACCCAAGCAACTCCGTGAAAAAGGCTATGGTGTAACGGATTGGAATGCTAATGGACGTGACGGTGGGCGGCAATCAATGCAGATTTTGACTCCTAGAAAAATGGAGCTGAAGTTATATAAAGCTATTCAACAAATCGATCCGAAGGCATTCATCATCGCGTATGAGCCCAAAACGATTCATGGTGGGTTTTGGGTAAAGACAGTGAAAAGGGGCAATTTGTATAAATGA
- a CDS encoding NETI motif-containing protein has protein sequence MSKNTLWFEVGEHESISECLERMKAEGYAAVGRREEPLFEEIDGQPVPIRQIVKFKGDKLEQ, from the coding sequence ATGAGTAAAAATACATTGTGGTTTGAAGTTGGAGAACACGAATCCATTTCAGAATGTTTAGAGAGAATGAAAGCAGAAGGCTATGCAGCAGTAGGCCGCAGAGAAGAGCCATTGTTTGAAGAAATAGACGGACAACCCGTACCAATAAGGCAAATCGTCAAATTTAAAGGGGATAAACTGGAGCAATAA
- the purE gene encoding 5-(carboxyamino)imidazole ribonucleotide mutase encodes MNPRIGVIMGSTSDWETMKHACDVLDELGLSYEKKVVSAHRTPDLMFSYAEQARERGLHVIIAGAGGAAHLPGMVAAKTTLPVIGVPVQSKALNGLDSLLSIVQMPGGVPVATVAIGKAGAVNAGLLAAQILGTVDQDVAQALQDRRDCTATAVLESSGDLI; translated from the coding sequence ATGAATCCGCGAATTGGCGTCATTATGGGAAGTACGAGTGATTGGGAAACAATGAAGCATGCGTGTGACGTATTAGATGAACTAGGTTTGAGCTATGAAAAAAAAGTGGTTTCAGCACATCGGACACCAGATTTGATGTTTAGTTACGCCGAACAAGCACGCGAGCGTGGATTACACGTGATTATTGCTGGTGCAGGTGGCGCTGCTCATCTACCGGGTATGGTAGCAGCCAAAACAACTTTGCCGGTTATTGGTGTACCGGTTCAATCAAAAGCGTTAAACGGCTTAGATTCTTTGTTATCAATTGTTCAGATGCCTGGTGGAGTTCCAGTCGCGACTGTGGCTATCGGTAAAGCAGGTGCAGTGAATGCTGGATTATTGGCAGCTCAAATTTTGGGGACAGTTGACCAGGATGTAGCGCAAGCCTTGCAAGATAGAAGAGATTGCACAGCTACAGCAGTTTTAGAAAGCTCGGGGGATTTGATATGA
- the purK gene encoding 5-(carboxyamino)imidazole ribonucleotide synthase has product MTTTILPGQTIGIIGGGQLGRMMALAAKEAGFKIAVLDPGMDSPTGQVADIQIIAPFDDQQALEELADVSDVITYEFENIDVEGLTKLAEIAYVPQGAELIRVTQNRIFEKQAILEAGVIVADYITASTFKELTEKRSELSFPFVVKTARGGYDGKGQQTVSSIDELHLAETLFENGECVAEAFVSFKKEISVIIQRNAHGETAILPIGENIHKCHILHETIVPARIDKKTMDLAKQAAEKIAAHLDMVGTLAVEMFVLETGGIIVNELAPRPHNSGHYSIEATNISQFHQHIRAVCGWPLRQPILWSQAVMVNVLGEHVAPLTTKIAQFPNWSIHLYGKDEAKQKRKMGHVTILTEDLEATLSEIDTSGIWSE; this is encoded by the coding sequence ATGACAACAACAATTTTACCCGGACAAACGATTGGTATTATTGGCGGAGGTCAATTAGGGCGCATGATGGCTCTTGCGGCAAAAGAAGCTGGGTTTAAAATCGCGGTTCTCGATCCGGGAATGGATTCGCCAACCGGTCAAGTAGCCGACATCCAAATTATCGCTCCTTTTGATGACCAGCAAGCATTGGAAGAATTGGCTGATGTGAGTGATGTCATTACCTATGAGTTTGAAAACATCGATGTTGAAGGTTTAACGAAGCTAGCAGAAATTGCATATGTGCCGCAAGGGGCCGAATTGATTCGTGTGACACAGAACCGGATTTTTGAGAAACAGGCCATCTTGGAGGCTGGCGTAATCGTGGCAGACTATATTACCGCTTCCACATTCAAGGAATTAACAGAAAAACGCAGTGAGCTGTCATTTCCTTTCGTTGTAAAAACTGCGCGTGGCGGTTACGACGGCAAAGGTCAGCAAACGGTTTCTTCTATAGATGAACTGCATTTAGCAGAGACGCTTTTTGAAAATGGCGAATGTGTCGCAGAAGCCTTTGTTAGTTTCAAGAAAGAGATTTCGGTGATCATTCAACGCAATGCGCACGGTGAAACAGCCATTTTGCCGATCGGTGAAAATATTCATAAATGCCATATTCTGCATGAAACGATTGTTCCGGCACGAATCGATAAAAAGACGATGGATCTTGCAAAACAGGCAGCTGAAAAAATTGCGGCTCATCTAGACATGGTTGGCACATTAGCAGTCGAAATGTTCGTTTTGGAAACTGGCGGAATTATTGTGAACGAATTGGCACCGCGTCCTCATAATTCAGGCCATTACTCGATTGAAGCAACGAACATCTCACAGTTTCATCAGCATATCCGTGCCGTGTGCGGATGGCCACTGAGACAACCGATTTTGTGGTCACAAGCGGTGATGGTCAATGTATTGGGTGAACATGTTGCGCCACTCACTACAAAAATAGCACAATTTCCGAATTGGTCGATTCATTTGTACGGAAAAGATGAAGCCAAGCAGAAACGGAAGATGGGACATGTTACGATATTAACGGAAGACTTAGAGGCCACTTTAAGTGAAATAGATACATCCGGCATTTGGTCGGAATAA
- the purB gene encoding adenylosuccinate lyase, whose product MIARYTRPEMGAIWTEENKYKAWLEVEILACEAWAEIGDIPKEDVAKIRKDASFSVDRILEIEEETRHDVVAFTRAVSETLGEERKWVHYGLTSTDVVDTALSYLLKQANVIIRKDLTNFIEILANKAKEHKMTVMMGRTHGVHAEPTTFGLKLALWHEEMKRNLERFEAAAASIETGKMSGAVGTYANIDPFVEAYVCKELGLAASPISTQTLQRDRHAQYLSVLALIGSSVEKFATEIRGLQKSETREVEEFFAKGQKGSSAMPHKRNPIGSENMTGLARLIRGYMLTAYENVALWHERDISHSSAERVILPDATIALNYMLNRFGNIVKNLTVFPENMKRNMDSTLGLIYSQRVLLALIDKGMAREAAYDTVQPCAMEAWENQTHFREIVEANSTITSKLSKEELDDCFDYNHHLQQVDMIFNRLGLN is encoded by the coding sequence ATGATCGCACGTTACACAAGACCCGAAATGGGCGCAATTTGGACAGAAGAAAACAAATACAAGGCATGGTTAGAAGTTGAAATTTTGGCATGTGAAGCTTGGGCTGAAATTGGTGATATTCCGAAAGAAGACGTAGCGAAAATTCGCAAAGACGCTTCTTTTTCAGTAGACCGCATTTTAGAAATTGAAGAAGAAACTCGCCACGACGTAGTAGCTTTCACAAGAGCAGTATCTGAAACGCTTGGTGAAGAACGCAAATGGGTTCATTACGGCTTAACGTCAACTGACGTAGTCGATACAGCTTTATCGTACTTGTTAAAACAAGCGAATGTCATTATCCGTAAAGACTTAACGAACTTTATTGAAATTCTTGCGAATAAAGCAAAAGAACATAAAATGACGGTTATGATGGGTCGTACGCATGGTGTTCATGCAGAACCCACTACTTTCGGTTTGAAACTGGCTTTGTGGCACGAGGAAATGAAACGCAACTTAGAACGTTTCGAAGCTGCTGCTGCTTCGATTGAAACAGGCAAAATGTCTGGTGCAGTTGGAACTTACGCAAATATCGATCCGTTTGTTGAAGCATATGTCTGCAAAGAGTTAGGTCTTGCAGCTTCACCTATTTCAACACAAACATTGCAACGTGACCGTCATGCACAGTATTTAAGCGTTTTGGCATTGATCGGTTCATCTGTTGAGAAATTTGCGACAGAAATCCGCGGATTGCAAAAATCAGAAACACGCGAAGTGGAAGAGTTCTTTGCGAAAGGCCAAAAAGGTTCTTCGGCAATGCCACATAAGCGCAACCCAATCGGTTCTGAAAACATGACAGGGCTTGCGCGTTTAATCCGTGGCTATATGCTAACAGCATACGAAAACGTTGCACTTTGGCACGAACGCGACATTTCGCATTCATCTGCCGAACGCGTGATTTTACCAGATGCAACAATTGCCTTAAATTACATGTTGAATCGGTTTGGTAATATCGTGAAAAACTTAACGGTATTCCCAGAAAACATGAAACGCAATATGGATTCAACACTTGGCTTGATTTATTCACAGCGCGTGTTGTTGGCGTTGATCGACAAAGGCATGGCTCGCGAAGCGGCATACGATACGGTTCAGCCGTGTGCGATGGAAGCGTGGGAAAACCAGACGCATTTCCGTGAAATCGTCGAAGCGAATAGCACGATTACTTCAAAACTTTCTAAAGAAGAATTAGATGATTGCTTTGACTACAACCACCATTTACAACAAGTAGACATGATTTTCAACCGACTTGGACTAAACTAA
- the purC gene encoding phosphoribosylaminoimidazolesuccinocarboxamide synthase encodes MEKDQLLYEGKAKRLYATDEEGILWVEYKDSATAFNGEKKEEITGKGILNNKITSLIFTKLQEAGIASHFVKQLSDHEQLVQSVSIIPLEVVVRNITAGSMAKRLGIEEGVAISRPVVEFYLKDDELGDPLITDEHVDMLKLATAEEVAELKQKAREINRVLIGFFKEIGVDLVDFKIEFGRDTDGNILLADEISPDTCRLWDMETKQKLDKDVFRRNLGNLTEAYELILTRLGGQHS; translated from the coding sequence ATGGAAAAAGATCAGCTATTGTACGAAGGAAAAGCAAAACGCTTGTATGCAACGGACGAAGAGGGAATTTTGTGGGTGGAATATAAAGATTCAGCAACGGCTTTTAACGGTGAAAAGAAAGAAGAAATTACCGGAAAAGGCATTTTGAACAATAAAATCACGTCACTGATTTTCACGAAATTGCAGGAGGCGGGCATTGCTTCACATTTCGTCAAGCAATTGTCTGATCACGAACAATTGGTGCAGAGTGTTAGCATCATTCCATTGGAAGTAGTGGTTCGTAACATCACCGCCGGCAGCATGGCCAAACGCCTTGGAATTGAAGAAGGCGTGGCCATTAGCCGCCCGGTAGTTGAGTTTTATTTGAAAGATGATGAATTAGGTGATCCATTAATTACAGATGAACATGTTGATATGCTAAAGCTGGCAACTGCGGAAGAAGTGGCAGAACTCAAGCAAAAAGCACGCGAGATTAATCGCGTTCTAATCGGCTTTTTCAAAGAAATCGGTGTCGATCTTGTTGATTTCAAAATTGAATTTGGCCGCGACACAGATGGCAATATTTTATTGGCAGACGAAATTTCGCCGGACACTTGCCGGCTTTGGGATATGGAAACAAAACAAAAGCTTGATAAAGACGTATTCCGCCGTAATCTTGGGAATTTGACTGAAGCGTACGAACTCATTTTGACTCGTCTAGGAGGACAACACTCATGA
- the purS gene encoding phosphoribosylformylglycinamidine synthase subunit PurS — protein MKKVKIYVTLRESVLDPQGSAVMGSLHKMGYGEVEDVRIGKYLELVIGDGERDVDALVNELCHRLLANTVIEDYRYEIEEVVSQ, from the coding sequence ATGAAAAAAGTAAAAATATACGTAACATTACGCGAAAGCGTATTAGACCCGCAAGGCTCTGCAGTTATGGGCTCTCTTCATAAAATGGGCTATGGTGAAGTGGAAGACGTACGAATCGGCAAATACCTAGAATTGGTTATTGGAGACGGCGAGCGTGATGTAGACGCATTGGTCAACGAGCTTTGTCATCGTCTGCTAGCCAACACTGTAATTGAAGATTACCGTTATGAAATTGAGGAGGTTGTCTCGCAATGA
- the purQ gene encoding phosphoribosylformylglycinamidine synthase subunit PurQ: MKFAVIVFPGSNCDLDMYHAVKDELGEEAEYVWHDSKDLSSYDGILLPGGFSYGDYLRCGAIAQFSGVMDEVRKAAEAGKPVLGICNGFQILTEAGLLPGVLLRNKNLKFMCRTVGLKVENNHTLFTNEYEQGQEIQIPIAHGEGNYYCDDETYKHLKENNQIVFTYGDDFNGSRNNIAGIINERGNVLGMMPHPERAVSELIGGKDGLALFRSIVKQWREAHVSHA; the protein is encoded by the coding sequence ATGAAATTCGCAGTAATTGTTTTCCCGGGCTCGAATTGTGATTTGGATATGTACCATGCGGTCAAGGACGAACTAGGTGAAGAAGCAGAATACGTATGGCATGACTCAAAAGATTTGAGCAGCTATGACGGCATTTTGCTGCCAGGCGGATTTTCATATGGCGATTACTTGCGTTGCGGCGCGATTGCTCAGTTTTCTGGAGTTATGGACGAAGTGAGAAAAGCGGCTGAAGCAGGAAAGCCTGTTCTTGGAATTTGTAACGGATTTCAGATCTTAACAGAAGCTGGTTTATTGCCAGGCGTTCTTTTACGAAACAAGAACTTGAAGTTCATGTGCCGTACTGTTGGGTTAAAAGTTGAAAACAATCATACTTTATTTACGAACGAATACGAACAAGGTCAAGAAATCCAGATTCCAATCGCTCACGGAGAAGGCAATTATTATTGCGACGATGAGACATACAAGCACCTTAAAGAAAATAACCAAATTGTTTTTACCTATGGCGATGATTTTAACGGGAGCCGTAACAATATTGCAGGTATTATTAACGAACGTGGAAACGTGCTAGGCATGATGCCTCACCCAGAACGTGCAGTATCCGAGTTAATCGGTGGTAAAGACGGATTAGCTTTATTCAGATCAATCGTAAAACAGTGGAGGGAAGCACATGTCAGTCATGCTTGA
- the purL gene encoding phosphoribosylformylglycinamidine synthase subunit PurL has product MSVMLEPNAAQIKEQKIYQQMGLSDTEFEMVEDILGRTPNYTETGLFSVMWSEHCSYKNSKPVLAKFPTKGERVLQGPGEGAGIVDIGDGQAVVFKMESHNHPSAIEPYQGAATGVGGIIRDVFSMGARPIALLNSLRFGELTTPRVKYLFEEVVAGIAGYGNCIGIPTVGGEIQFDDCYDGNPLVNAMCVGLINHEDIQKGIAKGTGNPVMYVGAKTGRDGIHGATFASEELTDGSDKNRPAVQVGDPFMEKLLLEACLELIKSDALIGIQDMGAAGLTSSSAEMASKAGSGIEMDLDHIPQRETGMTAYEMMLSESQERMLIVVKAGREPEIVELFEKYGLDAVTVGTVTDDSTLRLNHKGEIVAEVPVDALAEDAPVYHKPSAVPTYFTEFQQMDNVEPQVTDFNRTLTALLEQPTIASKEWVYDQYDHQVRTSTVVSPGSDAAIVRVRGTNKGLAMTTDCNSRYIYLDPETGGKIAVAEAARNVVVSGAKPLAITDCLNFGNPEKPEIFWQLEKAADGMSEACVILDSPVIGGNVSLYNETNGTAIYPTPTIGMVGLVEDLSHVTTQDAKKQGDFVYLIGESLTEFGGSELQKMVEGRIFGKAPIIDLAVEAKRQQEILSAIQQGLVTSAHDVAEGGVAVALAEKTFGRGLGMEVTLSGSAITALFSESQSRFVVTVSPEKAAQFEKVVSDAKKIGQVTGDNLVINGEDGTTWINDSVATLRSAWKGAIPCLLKSEA; this is encoded by the coding sequence ATGTCAGTCATGCTTGAACCAAATGCTGCTCAAATAAAAGAACAGAAAATTTATCAGCAAATGGGCTTATCGGATACAGAATTCGAAATGGTCGAAGACATATTGGGAAGAACACCAAACTATACGGAAACGGGTTTGTTTTCGGTCATGTGGTCTGAACATTGTTCTTATAAAAACTCCAAACCCGTACTTGCGAAATTCCCAACTAAAGGAGAACGTGTCCTGCAAGGTCCGGGCGAAGGCGCAGGAATTGTGGATATTGGCGACGGGCAAGCGGTCGTGTTCAAAATGGAATCGCATAACCACCCATCTGCTATCGAGCCGTATCAAGGAGCGGCTACTGGAGTCGGTGGAATTATCCGTGACGTCTTTTCAATGGGCGCACGTCCAATTGCTTTGCTTAACTCATTGCGTTTTGGTGAATTGACAACTCCGCGCGTGAAATACTTGTTTGAAGAAGTCGTTGCTGGCATTGCCGGTTATGGAAATTGCATCGGAATTCCAACAGTTGGCGGAGAAATCCAGTTTGACGATTGTTATGACGGTAACCCTTTGGTGAATGCAATGTGTGTTGGCTTGATCAATCACGAAGATATTCAAAAAGGGATTGCTAAAGGCACGGGCAACCCGGTGATGTACGTCGGCGCTAAAACGGGGCGTGACGGCATACACGGTGCGACGTTTGCTTCCGAGGAACTAACAGACGGCTCGGATAAAAATCGTCCAGCTGTACAAGTTGGTGATCCATTTATGGAAAAACTGTTACTAGAAGCTTGTTTAGAATTGATCAAGTCCGATGCGTTGATCGGTATTCAAGATATGGGAGCGGCTGGACTCACTTCTTCTTCAGCTGAAATGGCTTCTAAAGCGGGATCAGGTATTGAGATGGATCTGGATCACATTCCACAGCGCGAAACAGGCATGACAGCTTATGAAATGATGTTGTCTGAATCTCAAGAACGTATGTTGATTGTCGTTAAAGCAGGACGTGAGCCTGAAATCGTTGAGTTGTTCGAGAAATATGGACTAGATGCTGTAACAGTGGGTACCGTTACAGACGACTCGACATTACGCTTAAATCATAAAGGTGAAATTGTTGCAGAAGTACCGGTTGATGCACTTGCAGAAGACGCTCCAGTTTATCATAAGCCTTCAGCGGTTCCGACTTATTTTACAGAGTTCCAACAAATGGACAATGTCGAGCCACAAGTTACTGATTTCAATAGAACCTTGACGGCGTTATTAGAACAGCCGACCATCGCTTCAAAAGAATGGGTCTATGATCAATACGATCATCAAGTACGCACAAGCACAGTTGTTAGCCCAGGGTCGGACGCTGCAATTGTCCGTGTCCGTGGAACGAACAAAGGTCTTGCGATGACAACCGATTGCAACTCCCGCTATATTTACTTGGATCCGGAAACGGGCGGTAAAATTGCGGTAGCGGAAGCTGCACGTAACGTAGTTGTATCAGGCGCTAAACCACTTGCAATAACGGATTGCTTAAACTTCGGTAACCCAGAAAAGCCAGAAATCTTCTGGCAGTTAGAAAAAGCTGCAGACGGCATGTCTGAAGCTTGTGTAATCTTGGATTCTCCAGTTATCGGCGGAAACGTCTCTTTATACAATGAAACAAACGGTACGGCTATTTACCCGACACCGACAATCGGTATGGTCGGTCTTGTAGAAGACCTTTCACATGTCACAACACAAGACGCTAAAAAACAAGGCGACTTCGTGTATTTGATCGGTGAAAGCTTGACGGAGTTTGGCGGTAGTGAATTGCAGAAAATGGTCGAAGGACGTATTTTCGGTAAAGCACCAATTATCGATTTAGCAGTCGAAGCAAAACGTCAACAAGAAATTTTATCGGCAATTCAACAAGGACTTGTCACGTCCGCGCATGACGTTGCTGAAGGCGGCGTTGCTGTCGCTTTAGCTGAAAAAACATTCGGCAGAGGATTAGGAATGGAAGTTACTTTGTCTGGATCTGCAATAACGGCTTTATTCAGTGAATCGCAATCACGTTTTGTCGTGACCGTTAGCCCGGAAAAAGCAGCACAATTCGAGAAAGTCGTATCAGATGCCAAGAAAATCGGCCAAGTCACGGGAGACAACTTAGTAATCAACGGTGAAGACGGTACGACATGGATTAACGATTCAGTCGCAACGCTTCGCTCAGCTTGGAAAGGAGCTATCCCATGCTTGCTGAAATCAGAAGCTTAA
- the purF gene encoding amidophosphoribosyltransferase, protein MLAEIRSLNEECGVFGIWGHPNATQLTYYGLHALQHRGQEGAGIVSTDGEALRPLKGEGMVSEVFTPEKIEKIAGHAAIGHVRYATAGGSGIENVQPLLFNSTTGSLAISHNGNLVNATQLKGHLERQGSIFQTTSDTEVLAHLIKRSGYATFEEKAKNALSLLKGAFACVILTEEAMYIALDPNGLRPLSLGKLGDAWVAASETCAFDIVGAEFVRSVEPGEFLIITKDGMRAERFAYPEERSICTMEYVYFSRPDSDIDGINVHTARKRLGVQLAKEVQIDADVVTGVPDSSISAAIGYSEQSGIPYELGMIKNRYVGRTFIQPSQDLREQGVKMKLSPVRQVVNGKRVIMVDDSIVRGTTSRRIVTLLKEAGATEVHVVISSPPIKNPCFYGIDISTAGELIAANNTIEEMREIIGADSLTFLSVDGMVQNIGRTDPGSKCGHCLACFTGEYPTNIYPDTVLPHEKEKVK, encoded by the coding sequence ATGCTTGCTGAAATCAGAAGCTTAAATGAAGAATGTGGTGTCTTTGGAATATGGGGACATCCGAATGCGACGCAATTGACGTATTACGGATTGCATGCTTTGCAACATCGCGGTCAAGAAGGTGCTGGAATCGTTTCAACTGATGGAGAAGCCCTTCGCCCATTAAAAGGTGAAGGCATGGTCAGTGAAGTTTTTACGCCAGAAAAAATAGAAAAAATAGCAGGACATGCCGCAATTGGCCATGTCCGCTATGCAACAGCAGGGGGCAGCGGCATTGAAAATGTCCAGCCCTTGCTCTTTAATTCAACTACCGGTAGTTTGGCTATTTCGCATAACGGCAATTTAGTCAATGCGACACAACTAAAAGGGCATCTCGAACGTCAAGGAAGTATTTTCCAAACGACTTCTGATACAGAAGTGCTCGCTCACTTAATCAAAAGAAGTGGTTATGCGACGTTTGAGGAAAAAGCGAAAAATGCATTGTCTTTATTAAAAGGTGCTTTTGCTTGTGTGATTTTGACAGAAGAAGCGATGTATATTGCGCTAGACCCGAACGGTTTGCGTCCATTATCTCTTGGTAAATTAGGAGATGCTTGGGTGGCGGCATCTGAAACGTGTGCGTTTGATATTGTCGGAGCGGAATTTGTTCGTTCGGTTGAACCAGGTGAATTTTTGATCATTACGAAAGATGGCATGCGTGCAGAGCGTTTTGCTTATCCAGAAGAGCGGTCGATTTGTACGATGGAATATGTCTACTTTTCTCGTCCGGATTCGGATATCGACGGCATCAACGTTCATACTGCTAGAAAGCGTCTCGGTGTTCAATTAGCAAAAGAAGTACAAATTGATGCGGACGTCGTAACAGGTGTTCCAGATTCGAGTATTTCAGCAGCCATCGGTTACTCAGAGCAAAGTGGTATTCCATACGAACTCGGCATGATCAAAAACCGTTATGTAGGACGTACGTTTATCCAACCTTCACAAGATTTACGCGAACAAGGCGTTAAGATGAAACTATCGCCTGTCCGGCAAGTGGTCAACGGAAAACGCGTCATTATGGTAGATGATTCGATTGTTCGCGGCACAACTTCACGGCGCATCGTCACGTTATTGAAAGAAGCAGGCGCTACAGAAGTGCATGTCGTGATTAGTTCACCGCCGATCAAAAACCCTTGTTTTTATGGCATTGACATTAGCACAGCAGGCGAGCTGATCGCTGCTAACAATACAATAGAAGAAATGCGTGAAATTATCGGCGCAGATTCACTAACATTCTTGTCGGTTGACGGCATGGTTCAAAATATTGGACGCACCGATCCCGGATCGAAATGTGGTCATTGCTTAGCTTGCTTTACAGGCGAATATCCAACCAATATTTATCCCGATACGGTGTTGCCGCACGAAAAAGAGAAAGTAAAATAA
- the purM gene encoding phosphoribosylformylglycinamidine cyclo-ligase, whose amino-acid sequence MSKAYEKAGVNIEAGYEAVNRMKSHVERTARKGMLGAFGGFGGMFDLSELNLKEPVLVSGTDGVGTKLKLAFMADRHDTIGIDCVAMCVNDIVAQGAEPLFFLDYIAVGKAVPEKIEQIVKGVADGCVQAGAALIGGETAEMPGLYEEDEYDIAGFAVGAAEKSEIVTGEKIAAGDVLIGLASSGIHSNGYSLVRQIVFEQHQFTLDQQVEGYETLGPIGDALLTPTKIYAKAVAAIGNGTEIHGMAHVTGGGFIENIPRMMPEGLGAEISIGSWPVLDIFNLLKEKGELADRDLYSVFNMGIGFVLAVAPEDAEIVLKNARANGEQAFQIGRVSSTEGVQFEGQQDGTLNEH is encoded by the coding sequence GTGTCAAAAGCATATGAAAAAGCAGGCGTCAATATCGAAGCAGGCTACGAAGCAGTCAACCGCATGAAATCTCATGTAGAACGGACAGCGCGCAAAGGAATGCTGGGTGCGTTTGGTGGATTTGGCGGCATGTTTGATTTGTCTGAGTTGAATTTGAAAGAACCGGTTCTTGTTTCCGGTACCGATGGCGTCGGCACGAAATTAAAGCTAGCGTTTATGGCGGACCGTCATGATACAATCGGCATCGATTGCGTGGCGATGTGCGTTAATGACATCGTTGCTCAAGGTGCAGAACCTTTGTTTTTCCTTGACTATATTGCAGTCGGCAAAGCGGTTCCTGAAAAAATCGAACAAATTGTTAAAGGTGTAGCAGATGGCTGTGTCCAAGCAGGCGCTGCACTTATTGGCGGGGAAACTGCAGAAATGCCAGGTCTTTACGAAGAAGATGAATATGATATTGCTGGATTTGCGGTGGGGGCAGCGGAGAAATCCGAAATTGTTACCGGCGAAAAAATCGCAGCAGGAGATGTGTTAATCGGCTTAGCTTCCAGTGGGATCCATTCAAACGGTTATTCACTTGTACGTCAAATCGTCTTTGAACAGCATCAATTTACGTTAGATCAACAAGTTGAAGGCTATGAGACGCTCGGACCTATTGGTGACGCATTGTTAACACCGACGAAAATTTACGCAAAAGCAGTAGCGGCGATTGGCAACGGAACCGAAATCCATGGCATGGCACATGTCACAGGCGGTGGCTTTATCGAGAACATTCCGCGGATGATGCCAGAAGGTTTAGGCGCAGAAATTTCAATCGGCAGCTGGCCGGTACTGGATATTTTTAATTTGCTAAAAGAAAAAGGCGAGTTGGCAGACCGCGACTTGTATTCAGTATTCAATATGGGAATTGGCTTTGTTTTAGCTGTAGCGCCTGAAGACGCGGAAATCGTTTTGAAAAATGCCAGAGCAAACGGCGAGCAAGCTTTCCAGATTGGCCGCGTTTCGAGTACAGAAGGTGTTCAATTCGAAGGTCAACAGGACGGCACGTTAAATGAACACTAA